The following proteins are encoded in a genomic region of Pagrus major chromosome 16, Pma_NU_1.0:
- the usf2 gene encoding upstream stimulatory factor 2 isoform X1, whose amino-acid sequence MDMLEQSLDSSASHDKQETEEVVQLQEGEAVGTEEQTAVTITGVPQAAFAEHNVQYQFRTENSGGQVTYRVVQVTDDQLEATADGTGAVSVVSAAAFAGAPQAVAQAVIQNPFSNGGSPGGETVGGETRFAYFPAATVSDGTAVSVQATADPTITQAGGQFYVMMSPPEVLQTTAPRTIAPRTHTYTADLGESEMLQHGSTNWKVEGPRAPRDERRRAQHNEVERRRRDKINNWIVTLSKIIPDCSVDSRTGASKGGILSKACDYIRELRQSNQRLQESYKEVERVEMDNELLRQQIEELKNDNALLRAQLQQHGVEVNGDATPQ is encoded by the exons ATGGATATGCTGGAGCAGAGTCTGGACAGCTCGGCGAG tcacgacaaacaggaaacagaagagGTGGTGCAGCTACAGGAAG GAGAGGCGGTGGGGACGGAGGAGCAGACTGCAGTGACCATCACCGGTGTCCCGCAGGCTGCGTTCGCTGAGCACAATGTGCAGTACCAGTTCCGCACAGAGAACAGCGGAGGGCAG GTGACCTATCGTGTGGTCCAGGTGACAGATGATCAATTAGAAGCAACAGCTGATGGGACCGGAGCTGTCAGCGTCGTCTCTGCTGCGGCGTTCGCCGGAGCCCCTCAGGCAGTGGCACAG GCTGTTATCCAGAACCCTTTCAGCAATGGGGGCAGTCCTGGCGGGGAGACTGTGGGAGGAGAGACACGTTTCGCCTATTTCCCTGCGGCCACCGTCAGCGATGGAACAGCCGTGTCGGTGCAGGCCACCGCCGACCCAACGATCACACAGGCAGGAG GTCAGTTTTACGTGATGATGAGCCCCCCGGAGGTGCTGCAGACGACGGCCCCTCGTACCATCgcaccacgcacacacacctacactgC AGACCTTGGTGAAAGCGAGATGTTGCAGCATGGCAGTACAAACTG GAAGGTGGAGGGTCCACGGGCGCCCAGAGATGAGAGGCGACGAGCACAGCACAATGAAG tggagagaagaagaagagacaagaTTAACAACTGGATCGTCACGCTTTCAAAAATCATCCCCGACTGCAGCGTAGACAGCAGAACTGGAGCG AGTAAAGGAGGCATCCTGTCCAAAGCCTGTGACTACATCCGAGAGCTGCGTCAGAGTAACCAGCGACTGCAGGAGAGTTACAAAGAGGTGGAGCGGGTCGAGATGGACAACGAGCTGCTTAGACAACAG ATTGAAGAACTGAAGAATGATAATGCACTGCTTCGAGCACAGCTACAGCAGCACGGCGTAGAAGTCAACGGAGATGCAACGCCACAGTGA
- the tekt2 gene encoding tektin-2: MSALPAKPGLRHSVSEWYSNNHQLSETAQHERHVSTVIRQEGRSLRNETNCQTTWDESDTSRRLCDRAWDVARYKEALEACAQKVDQEMEALTLSKEQTEQALAATAVPLEVSSECLTLRDGRRGCELVVDPVDEQLKKEVELIERVQQVLQQHIDKSFEQLCVLQEARHQLTADLQNKMDALDIDMSCLSLTIKSPQISLKTNPTRIPSGSSTPQEWVQFSQYNMANAQEAMQLSHQMREEMSLTRAQLQNELDTQRRATEFALRKRNHHEEQACDELEWQIKNTEDEMAEMESDIHGLDADMQAKTASLKLAHTRLENRTNRPGMDLCRDEVQYGLVNEVHQLEATITALKQKLSEAQHSLQKMKLHHSRMLQDLSRKQEALSLEQRSINTRGRLTSTSCTDKTPVLLVPLTNSSGRSNLQLLAQ; this comes from the exons ATGTCTGCACTTCCTGCAAAGCCCGGCCTGCGCCACAGTGTGTCAGAGTGGTACAGCAACAACCACCAGCTGTCTGAGACAGCACAACATGAGCGACATGTTTCTACTGTGATCCGGCAGGAGGGGAGGTCACTACGCAACGAGACCAACTGTCAG ACTACCTGGGATGAGAGCGACACCTCTCGCAGGTTGTGTGACAGGGCCTGGGATGTTGCCAGGTATAAAGAGGCGTTAGAAGCCTGCGCACAGAAAGTGGATCAAGAGATGGAGGCCCTGACCCTG TCTAAGGAGCAAACCGAGCAGGCCCTGGCTGCGACTGCTGTTCCCCTGGAAGTCAGCAGTGAATGCCTGACACTGAGGGACGGACGGCGAGGGTGCGAGCTTGTCGTTGACCCTGTAGACGAGCAGCTGAAAAAGGAAGTGGAGCTGATTGAAAGAGTGCAGCAAGTCCTGCAGCAGCACATCGACAAGTCctttgagcagctgtg TGTTTTGCAGGAGGCTCGGCACCAGCTGACTGCTGACCTGCAGAACAAGATGGACGCCCTGGACATTGATATGTCCTGCCTGTCACTTACAATAAAGTCACCTCAGATCTCCCTGAAGACCAACCCAACTCGCATACCTTCAGg CTCTTCAACCCCCCAGGAGTGGGTCCAGTTCAGCCAGTATAACATGGCTAATGCCCAGGAGGCCATGCAGTTGTCTCATCAaatgagggaggagatgagtCTCACCAGAGCCCAG CTGCAGAATGAGTTGGACACTCAGCGAAGGGCTACAGAGTTTGCTCTTCGTAAACGTAATCACCATGAAGAGCAGGCCTGCGATGAGCTGGAGTGgcagattaaaaat ACCGAAGATGAAATGGCAGAAATGGAGAGTGACATTCACGGGCTGGATGCAGATATGCAGGCGAAGACGGCCTCACTGAAACTGGCTCACACCCGACTGGAGAACAGGACCAACAGACCTGGCATGGACCTGTGCAGAGACGAG gtgCAGTACGGCCTCGTCAATGAAGTCCATCAGCTGGAGGCCACCATCACGGCTCTGAAACAGAAGCTTTCTGAGGCTCA GCACTCTCTGCAGAAGATGAAGCTCCATCACTCACGCATGCTGCAGGACCTTTCCAGAAAACAGGAAGCTCTGTCTCTGGAGCAGCGAAGCATTAACACTCGCGGCCGCCTCACATCCACCTCCTGCACTGATAAAACCCCGGTGCTGCTGGTTCCACTCACAAACTCCAGCGGGAGGAGcaacctgcagctgctggctcAGTAA
- the usf2 gene encoding upstream stimulatory factor 2 isoform X4 — translation MDMLEQSLDSSASHDKQETEEVVQLQEGEAVGTEEQTAVTITGVPQAAFAEHNVQYQFRTENSGGQVTYRVVQVTDDQLEATADGTGAVSVVSAAAFAGAPQAVAQAVIQNPFSNGGSPGGETVGGETRFAYFPAATVSDGTAVSVQATADPTITQAGGQFYVMMSPPEVLQTTAPRTIAPRTHTYTADLGESEMLQHGSTNWKVEGPRAPRDERRRAQHNEVERRRRDKINNWIVTLSKIIPDCSVDSRTGAVSASESKGGILSKACDYIRELRQSNQRLQESYKEVERVEMDNELLRQQIEELKNDNALLRAQLQQHGVEVNGDATPQ, via the exons ATGGATATGCTGGAGCAGAGTCTGGACAGCTCGGCGAG tcacgacaaacaggaaacagaagagGTGGTGCAGCTACAGGAAG GAGAGGCGGTGGGGACGGAGGAGCAGACTGCAGTGACCATCACCGGTGTCCCGCAGGCTGCGTTCGCTGAGCACAATGTGCAGTACCAGTTCCGCACAGAGAACAGCGGAGGGCAG GTGACCTATCGTGTGGTCCAGGTGACAGATGATCAATTAGAAGCAACAGCTGATGGGACCGGAGCTGTCAGCGTCGTCTCTGCTGCGGCGTTCGCCGGAGCCCCTCAGGCAGTGGCACAG GCTGTTATCCAGAACCCTTTCAGCAATGGGGGCAGTCCTGGCGGGGAGACTGTGGGAGGAGAGACACGTTTCGCCTATTTCCCTGCGGCCACCGTCAGCGATGGAACAGCCGTGTCGGTGCAGGCCACCGCCGACCCAACGATCACACAGGCAGGAG GTCAGTTTTACGTGATGATGAGCCCCCCGGAGGTGCTGCAGACGACGGCCCCTCGTACCATCgcaccacgcacacacacctacactgC AGACCTTGGTGAAAGCGAGATGTTGCAGCATGGCAGTACAAACTG GAAGGTGGAGGGTCCACGGGCGCCCAGAGATGAGAGGCGACGAGCACAGCACAATGAAG tggagagaagaagaagagacaagaTTAACAACTGGATCGTCACGCTTTCAAAAATCATCCCCGACTGCAGCGTAGACAGCAGAACTGGAGCGGTGAGTGCCTCAGAG AGTAAAGGAGGCATCCTGTCCAAAGCCTGTGACTACATCCGAGAGCTGCGTCAGAGTAACCAGCGACTGCAGGAGAGTTACAAAGAGGTGGAGCGGGTCGAGATGGACAACGAGCTGCTTAGACAACAG ATTGAAGAACTGAAGAATGATAATGCACTGCTTCGAGCACAGCTACAGCAGCACGGCGTAGAAGTCAACGGAGATGCAACGCCACAGTGA
- the usf2 gene encoding upstream stimulatory factor 2 isoform X3, whose product MDMLEQSLDSSASHDKQETEEVVQLQEGEAVGTEEQTAVTITGVPQAAFAEHNVQYQFRTENSGGQVTYRVVQVTDDQLEATADGTGAVSVVSAAAFAGAPQAVAQAVIQNPFSNGGSPGGETVGGETRFAYFPAATVSDGTAVSVQATADPTITQAGGQFYVMMSPPEVLQTTAPRTIAPRTHTYTAKVEGPRAPRDERRRAQHNEVERRRRDKINNWIVTLSKIIPDCSVDSRTGASKGGILSKACDYIRELRQSNQRLQESYKEVERVEMDNELLRQQIEELKNDNALLRAQLQQHGVEVNGDATPQ is encoded by the exons ATGGATATGCTGGAGCAGAGTCTGGACAGCTCGGCGAG tcacgacaaacaggaaacagaagagGTGGTGCAGCTACAGGAAG GAGAGGCGGTGGGGACGGAGGAGCAGACTGCAGTGACCATCACCGGTGTCCCGCAGGCTGCGTTCGCTGAGCACAATGTGCAGTACCAGTTCCGCACAGAGAACAGCGGAGGGCAG GTGACCTATCGTGTGGTCCAGGTGACAGATGATCAATTAGAAGCAACAGCTGATGGGACCGGAGCTGTCAGCGTCGTCTCTGCTGCGGCGTTCGCCGGAGCCCCTCAGGCAGTGGCACAG GCTGTTATCCAGAACCCTTTCAGCAATGGGGGCAGTCCTGGCGGGGAGACTGTGGGAGGAGAGACACGTTTCGCCTATTTCCCTGCGGCCACCGTCAGCGATGGAACAGCCGTGTCGGTGCAGGCCACCGCCGACCCAACGATCACACAGGCAGGAG GTCAGTTTTACGTGATGATGAGCCCCCCGGAGGTGCTGCAGACGACGGCCCCTCGTACCATCgcaccacgcacacacacctacactgC GAAGGTGGAGGGTCCACGGGCGCCCAGAGATGAGAGGCGACGAGCACAGCACAATGAAG tggagagaagaagaagagacaagaTTAACAACTGGATCGTCACGCTTTCAAAAATCATCCCCGACTGCAGCGTAGACAGCAGAACTGGAGCG AGTAAAGGAGGCATCCTGTCCAAAGCCTGTGACTACATCCGAGAGCTGCGTCAGAGTAACCAGCGACTGCAGGAGAGTTACAAAGAGGTGGAGCGGGTCGAGATGGACAACGAGCTGCTTAGACAACAG ATTGAAGAACTGAAGAATGATAATGCACTGCTTCGAGCACAGCTACAGCAGCACGGCGTAGAAGTCAACGGAGATGCAACGCCACAGTGA
- the LOC141011079 gene encoding free fatty acid receptor 3-like, whose translation MLCSRLLLVVYIVTFLMGVPANILAFCTFCRKVHRKATPIDILLLNLTISDLIFLAFLPIKMKEAYDGMAWLLPYPLCPFTGFIFYVTIYNSTLLLTAVSVERYLGVAFPLRYSLYRRPRYAVIASTVFWLVSSLNLSFVYIIPYAQWSKGEWTDNNNGSTTNSPALPPPTCYLDFSDDELEILVKVRLELFIVLFCIPFLICCYCYVNFILIMSRLPNIGRRRRLRAIGLALGTLIVFAVCFGPYNASHVVGFVRRESEEWRNVALLSSTFNACLDPFIFYFSSAAVRSMLNHCCRNIRAKLHLLRCGEAPHGPQQRPSRAQKYEESPHP comes from the coding sequence ATGTTGTGCAGCCGCCTGTTGCTTGTCGTCTACATCGTCACCTTCCTGATGGGGGTCCCCGCCAACATCCTGGCGTTCTGCACCTTCTGCCGCAAGGTGCATCGCAAGGCCACCCCGATAgacatcctcctcctcaacctCACCATCTCTGACCTCATCTTCCTCGCGTTCCTGCCGATTAAAATGAAGGAGGCCTATGATGGTATGGCCTGGCTGCTGCCCTACCCGCTGTGTCCCTTCACTGGTTTTATCTTCTACGTCACCATTTACAACAGCACCCTGCTCCTCACTGCTGTGAGCGTGGAGCGCTACCTGGGCGTCGCCTTCCCGCTCAGGTACTCCCTGTATCGCAGGCCTCGCTACGCTGTGATCGCCAGCACCGTGTTCTGGTTGGTGTCCTCTCTGAACCTCAGCTTTGTCTACATCATCCCCTACGCCCAGTGGAGCAAAGGTGAATGGACTgacaacaacaatggcagcaccacCAACAGCCCTGCCCTTCCACCACCCACCTGCTACCTGGATTTCAGCGATGACGAGCTGGAGATCCTGGTGAAAGTCCGGCTGGAGCTCTTCATCGTTCTCTTCTGCATCCCCTTCCTGATCTGCTGCTACTGCTATGTCAACTTCATCCTCATCATGTCCCGTCTTCCAAACATCGGCAGGCGACGGAGGCTGCGTGCCATCGGTCTCGCCCTCGGCACGCTGATAGTATTCGCCGTCTGTTTTGGGCCTTACAACGCCTCCCACGTGGTGGGGTTTGTTCGTCGGGAGAGCGAGGAATGGAGGAACGTGGCACTGCTCTCCAGCACCTTCAACGCCTGCCTGGATCCATTCATCTTCTACTTCTCCTCAGCGGCCGTCAGAAGCATGTTGAACCACTGCTGCAGGAACATCAGGGCGAAGCTGCACCTCCTGAGGTGTGGAGAGGCTCCTCACGGTCCTCAGCAGAGACCCTCCAGGGCTCAGAAATACGAGGAATCTCCCCATCCATGA
- the LOC141010268 gene encoding free fatty acid receptor 3: protein MAVAYQDCFALFVYTFTFLLGLPANLLVLFVYVRKARKHGATPNAVYALNLCASNLALVAWLPVKTMETLLKGWRLPAPICLVYNFFLFSSLYGSCLFITAVTVGRYLSIAFPIIYKRYRRARLSCFISAALWVLVFLHLSFALMAEGGGNFVSAKGDNVVCYNQFNASQLQVLLPLRLEMAVMLFILPLIVTSFCTLRCVTLVWHSNLRPVGKRRVLTVALATLAVFVVCHTPYNASHIVGFVLGESVWWRTYAMLTSAFNVFLEPVVMLMLSPAVSRGIMGRICGRQSQFSHIEGLQHRFSSVNGVAKVKAPPSLSERSQAGAEGTKVSQESPQRVETSGNRDKSKRRNRDVDSSQPK, encoded by the coding sequence ATGGCTGTGGCTTACCAAGATTGCTTTGCTCTCTTTGTCTACACCTTCACCTTTCTGCTCGGCCTTCCCGCCAACCTGCTCGTCCTGTTTGTGTACGTGCGCAAGGCCCGCAAGCATGGTGCCACACCCAACGCGGTCTACGCCCTCAACCTGTGTGCATCCAACCTGGCGCTTGTGGCCTGGCTGCCCGTCAAGACGATGGAGACTTTGCTTAAGGGCTGGAGGCTGCCAGCACCCATCTGCCTCGTCTacaacttcttcctcttctcctcactGTATGGCAGCTGTCTCTTCATCACAGCTGTGACAGTGGGGCGCTACCTCAGCATCGCATTCCCAATCATCTACAAGAGGTACCGCCGCGCTCGACTCTCCTGCTTCATCAGTGCTGCCTTGTGGGTCTTGGTGTTCCTCCACCTCAGTTTTGCTCTGATGGCTGAAGGAGGAGGTAACTTTGTCTCCGCTAAGGGCGACAACGTAGTCTGCTACAACCAGTTCAACGCCTCCCAGCTGCAGGTTCTGCTGCCTCTACGCCTGGAGATGGCtgtcatgttgtttattttgccTCTTATCGTGACGTCCTTCTGCACGCTACGCTGTGTCACCCTGGTGTGGCACTCAAATTTGCGCCCTGTGGGAAAAAGAAGAGTCCTGACTGTTGCACTCGCCAcgctggctgtgtttgtggtgtgccACACACCCTACAACGCCTCACACATCGTGGGGTTTGTGCTAGGGGAGAGTGTTTGGTGGAGGACGTACGCTATGCTGACGAGCGCCTTTAATGTTTTCCTGGAGCCTGTCGTCATGTTGATGCTGTCGCCAGCCGTGTCGAGGGGAATCATGGGTAGAATCTGCGGACGGCAGAGCCAGTTCAGCCACATTGAGGGACTTCAGCATCGATTCAGTAGCGTAAATGGTGTTGCAAAGGTAAAGGCACCGCCTTCACTATCTGAGAGGAGCCAGGCGGGCGCAGAGGGGACGAAAGTAAGTCAGGAGTCTCCACAGCGGGTGGAGACTTCAGGTAATCGTGACAAATCCAAAAGGAGAAACAGAgatgtggactcgagtcaaCCCAAGTGA
- the usf2 gene encoding upstream stimulatory factor 2 isoform X2 yields MDMLEQSLDSSASHDKQETEEVVQLQEGEAVGTEEQTAVTITGVPQAAFAEHNVQYQFRTENSGGQVTYRVVQVTDDQLEATADGTGAVSVVSAAAFAGAPQAVAQAVIQNPFSNGGSPGGETVGGETRFAYFPAATVSDGTAVSVQATADPTITQAGGQFYVMMSPPEVLQTTAPRTIAPRTHTYTAKVEGPRAPRDERRRAQHNEVERRRRDKINNWIVTLSKIIPDCSVDSRTGAVSASESKGGILSKACDYIRELRQSNQRLQESYKEVERVEMDNELLRQQIEELKNDNALLRAQLQQHGVEVNGDATPQ; encoded by the exons ATGGATATGCTGGAGCAGAGTCTGGACAGCTCGGCGAG tcacgacaaacaggaaacagaagagGTGGTGCAGCTACAGGAAG GAGAGGCGGTGGGGACGGAGGAGCAGACTGCAGTGACCATCACCGGTGTCCCGCAGGCTGCGTTCGCTGAGCACAATGTGCAGTACCAGTTCCGCACAGAGAACAGCGGAGGGCAG GTGACCTATCGTGTGGTCCAGGTGACAGATGATCAATTAGAAGCAACAGCTGATGGGACCGGAGCTGTCAGCGTCGTCTCTGCTGCGGCGTTCGCCGGAGCCCCTCAGGCAGTGGCACAG GCTGTTATCCAGAACCCTTTCAGCAATGGGGGCAGTCCTGGCGGGGAGACTGTGGGAGGAGAGACACGTTTCGCCTATTTCCCTGCGGCCACCGTCAGCGATGGAACAGCCGTGTCGGTGCAGGCCACCGCCGACCCAACGATCACACAGGCAGGAG GTCAGTTTTACGTGATGATGAGCCCCCCGGAGGTGCTGCAGACGACGGCCCCTCGTACCATCgcaccacgcacacacacctacactgC GAAGGTGGAGGGTCCACGGGCGCCCAGAGATGAGAGGCGACGAGCACAGCACAATGAAG tggagagaagaagaagagacaagaTTAACAACTGGATCGTCACGCTTTCAAAAATCATCCCCGACTGCAGCGTAGACAGCAGAACTGGAGCGGTGAGTGCCTCAGAG AGTAAAGGAGGCATCCTGTCCAAAGCCTGTGACTACATCCGAGAGCTGCGTCAGAGTAACCAGCGACTGCAGGAGAGTTACAAAGAGGTGGAGCGGGTCGAGATGGACAACGAGCTGCTTAGACAACAG ATTGAAGAACTGAAGAATGATAATGCACTGCTTCGAGCACAGCTACAGCAGCACGGCGTAGAAGTCAACGGAGATGCAACGCCACAGTGA
- the LOC141010731 gene encoding lamin-A-like, whose amino-acid sequence MATPKNTPRGANTPISPNRITRLQEKEDLSNLNDRLAVYIDKVRFLEAENASLRLRITESETEVSRELTGLKAAYETELADARQTLDSVAKERARLQLELGKLREDYKELKARNTKKESDLAGAQQRLKDLEALLNSKDASLTTALGEKRNLEVENRDLKAQVAKLDTSLGDARKQLQDEMLRRVDGENRIQTLKEELEFQKNLQSEELREVKRRHESRMVEMDNGHQQEFESKLSEALAEMRSQHELQIKMYKDEIEKTYNSKLENARQSADRSSHLVGAAHEELQQTRIRLESTSTQLSQLQKQLAAREAKIRDLEDALSRERDTTRRRLGEKDREMAEMRQQMQQQLDEYQELLDVKLALDMEICAYRKLLEGEEQRLRLSPSPPPMKVTASRSSASAHSRSVNYSSQNSPAKRRRPNDTDSEASSFTGGAVARTRITQQASASGRVTVDEVDLEGKYVRLSNKADEDQNLGNWQLKRQVGSGASIIFKFPVKFTLKAGQRVTIWASGAGGTHSPPSDLVWKTQPSWGTGDLFQTTLISASGEEMAMRKVTRTHLEEDDDDMVAHSTCGGDSEYNLRSRTVVCGSCGLPSDKSSSCSVSSASRSFRSGGLSEGLLPHTYVFSTSTPRKAGFGLESCPVM is encoded by the exons ATGGCGACGCCCAAAAACACTCCCCGAGGTGCAAACACACCAATCTCCCCCAACCGCATCACTCGCCTCCAGGAGAAGGAGGACCTGTCCAACCTCAACGACCGGCTGGCCGTCTACATCGACAAGGTGCGCTTCCTGGAGGCCGAGAATGCCAGCCTGCGTCTACGCATCACCGAGTCGGAGACCGAGGTCAGCCGGGAGCTGACGGGCCTGAAGGCGGCTTACGAGACGGAGCTGGCCGATGCCCGTCAGACTCTGGACTCTGTGGCCAAAGAGAGGGCGCGTCTGCAGCTGGAGCTGGGCAAGCTGAGAGAGGACTACAAAGAGCTGAAAGCAAG GAATACCAAAAAGGAGTCAGACCTGGCCGGAGCGCAGCAGAGGCTCAAAGACCTGGAGGCTCTGCTCAACTCCAAGGATGCATCCCTGACTACGGCTCTGGGAGAGAAGCGTAACCTCGAGGTGGAAAACAGGGACCTGAAGGCGCAGGTTGCCAAG CTGGACACCAGTTTGGGCGATGCCAGGAAGCAGCTGCAGGATGAGATGCTGAggagggtggacggagagaaCCGCATCCAAACCCTCAAAGAGGAGCTGGAGTTTCAGAAGAACCTCCAATCTGAG GAACTGCGGGAAGTTAAGAGGCGCCATGAGTCTCGTATGGTGGAGATGGACAATGGCCACCAGCAAGAGTTTGAAAGTAAGCTGTCGGAGGCGCTGGCAGAGATGCGTAGCCAGCATGAGCTGCAGATCAAAATGTACAAGGATGAGATTGAGAAGACCTACAACTCCAAG TTGGAAAATGCTCGTCAGTCAGCCGACAGGAGCAGCCACCTGGTTGGAGCAGCACacgaggagctgcagcagacacGAATCCGCCTGGAGTCGACGTCGACTCAGCTCAGCCAGCTGCAGAAACAG CTGGCGGCCCGTGAGGCAAAGATAAGGGACCTGGAGGACGCCCTGTCTCGGGAGCGGGACACCACACGCCGCCGCCTGGGAGAGAAGGACAGGGAAATGGCCGAGATGAGgcagcagatgcagcagcagctggatgaGTACCAGGAGCTGCTGGATGTCAAACTGGCTCTGGATATGGAGATCTGTGCCTACAGGAAGCTgctggagggagaggagcagag gcTGCGTCTCTCCCCCAGCCCCCCGCCCAtgaaagtgacagcaagtcgcTCCTCTGCTTCAGCTCACTCTCGATCAGTCAACTACAGCAGCCAGAACTCTCCTGCAAAGAGGCGCCGCCCCAACGACACCGACAGCGAGGCTTCCAGCTTCACAGGTGGAGCCGTGGCCCGCACTCGCATCACCCAGCAGGCCTCAGCCAGTGGACGGGTCACCGTGGACGAGGTGGACCTGGAGGGGAAATATGTCAGACTGAGCAACAAAGCAGATGAG GATCAAAACCTGGGGAACTGGCAGCTGAAGCGGCAGGTTGGATCCGGTGCTTCCATCATCTTCAAGTTTCCAGTGAAATTCACTTTGAAGGCCGGACAGAGGGTCACG ATCTGGGCCTCTGGTGCTGGTGGGACCCACAGTCCTCCCTCTGACCTGGTGTGGAAGACTCAGCCCTCCTGGGGCACCGGAGACCTGTTCCAGACCACCCTGATCAGTGCCAGTGGAGAG GAAATGGCGATGAGGAAGGTGACCCGCACACATcttgaagaagatgatgatgacatg GTGGCTCACAGCACCTGTGGGGGGGACAGTGAGTACAACCTGCGGAGCCGGACGGTGGTCTGCGGCTCCTGCGGACTTCCTTCAGACAAATCCAGCAGCTGCTCGGTGAGCTCAGCCTCCCGCTCGTTCCGCAGCGGAGGCCTCTCCGAGGGTTTACTGCCGCACACCTACGTGTTCAGCACCAGCACTCCTCGCAAG GCTGGATTTGGATTGGAGAGCTGTCCAGTCATGTGA